A part of Melittangium boletus DSM 14713 genomic DNA contains:
- a CDS encoding serine/threonine protein kinase, whose amino-acid sequence MSTTSGDRSLPARFGRYVLLSHLGRGGMADIYRGIALGAGGFAKPVVVKRVLPEAIQQESAVKMFIEEARLSALLQHMNIAQIFDFGEQRGEYFIAMEFIHGRDLHDMMRRIAARGQGIPVHIACYIAMEVLKGLDYAHRARSAAGEPLHLVHRDVNPTNIILSFEGEVKLLDFGVALVGNAGATNNVRGKPGYIPPEQLARKKADGRGDIFALGITLYEMLARRHAFKPGSVMDVLKQTVALRARPLRLQDAAPFLPEGLCTVVNRCMLANPDERYQTAADVLDALDEFLLGAGLRVSQRDLAALLSTCYEPEVRTPPVQPPIPPELLGLEAPAAITYTVREPGGGLFLMKLGEEDVQLLFASGKLSPEVQVSQSGGPFLSPSAFPRIGASAAAALERLNDRRSSTPRPRYAGNLTLATPLRVMSRLMLTRATGRLHFEDNRVHKELFLKAGQIIAVRSSLAADRFGPFVLSTGKLTPEQWQRAVEGTRPFTGRLVEALLAARALSPTELAEWTREHRRSVALGLLAWTRGRYAFFEREAPITDGSEERLGGLALLNEGLRMHYPLERLVREQEPLRHKPLYRNLDAPLSPSDLNLSASELRAASLLNKPGSTLSGALAELKRPEDEGALRRVALLFTELGLLAAA is encoded by the coding sequence ATGAGCACCACGTCCGGGGATCGTTCACTGCCGGCCCGCTTCGGCCGCTATGTCCTGCTCAGCCACCTGGGCCGCGGCGGCATGGCGGACATCTACCGGGGCATCGCGCTCGGGGCGGGCGGCTTCGCCAAGCCCGTGGTCGTCAAGCGCGTGCTGCCCGAGGCCATCCAGCAGGAATCCGCGGTGAAGATGTTCATCGAGGAGGCGCGGCTGTCGGCGCTCCTGCAGCACATGAACATCGCGCAGATCTTCGACTTCGGAGAGCAGCGCGGCGAGTACTTCATCGCCATGGAGTTCATCCATGGGCGCGACCTGCACGACATGATGCGGCGCATCGCCGCGCGGGGTCAGGGCATCCCCGTGCACATCGCCTGCTACATCGCCATGGAGGTGCTCAAGGGGCTGGACTACGCGCACCGGGCGCGCTCGGCCGCGGGCGAGCCGCTGCACCTCGTGCATCGCGACGTGAACCCCACCAACATCATCCTCTCCTTCGAGGGAGAGGTGAAGCTGCTCGACTTCGGGGTGGCGCTGGTGGGCAACGCGGGCGCCACCAACAACGTGCGCGGCAAGCCGGGCTACATCCCGCCCGAGCAACTGGCGCGCAAGAAGGCGGACGGACGCGGGGACATCTTCGCCCTGGGCATCACCCTGTACGAGATGCTCGCGCGGCGCCATGCCTTCAAGCCGGGCTCGGTGATGGACGTGCTCAAGCAGACGGTGGCGCTCCGGGCGCGGCCCCTGCGGCTGCAGGACGCGGCGCCCTTCCTGCCCGAGGGGCTGTGCACCGTCGTCAACCGCTGCATGCTCGCCAACCCGGACGAGCGCTACCAGACGGCCGCGGACGTGCTCGACGCGCTGGACGAGTTCCTGCTCGGCGCGGGCCTGCGCGTGTCCCAGCGCGACCTGGCCGCGCTCTTGAGCACCTGCTACGAGCCGGAGGTGCGCACGCCGCCCGTGCAGCCCCCCATCCCCCCGGAGCTGCTCGGCCTGGAAGCCCCCGCCGCCATCACCTACACGGTGCGGGAGCCAGGGGGAGGCCTCTTCCTCATGAAGCTGGGCGAGGAGGACGTCCAACTGCTCTTCGCCAGCGGCAAGCTGTCGCCCGAGGTGCAGGTGTCCCAGTCCGGCGGGCCCTTCCTGTCCCCGTCCGCCTTTCCCCGCATCGGCGCCTCGGCGGCCGCGGCCCTGGAGCGGCTCAATGACCGGCGCTCCTCCACCCCCCGCCCCCGCTACGCCGGCAACCTCACCCTGGCCACGCCCCTGCGCGTCATGTCCCGGCTGATGCTCACGCGCGCCACCGGCCGGCTGCACTTCGAGGACAACCGCGTCCACAAGGAGCTGTTCCTCAAGGCGGGGCAGATCATCGCGGTGCGCTCGAGCCTGGCGGCGGACCGCTTCGGCCCCTTCGTGCTGAGCACGGGCAAGCTGACGCCCGAGCAATGGCAGCGCGCGGTGGAGGGCACCCGCCCCTTCACGGGCCGGCTCGTGGAGGCGCTGCTCGCCGCCCGGGCCCTGTCCCCCACGGAGCTCGCCGAGTGGACGCGCGAGCACCGCCGGAGCGTGGCGCTGGGCCTGCTCGCCTGGACGCGCGGCCGCTACGCCTTCTTCGAGCGAGAAGCCCCCATCACCGACGGCTCCGAGGAGCGGCTGGGGGGACTGGCCCTGCTCAACGAGGGCCTGCGCATGCACTACCCGCTGGAGCGGCTGGTGCGGGAGCAGGAGCCCCTGCGCCACAAACCGCTCTACCGCAACCTGGATGCCCCGCTGTCACCCAGCGACCTGAATCTCTCGGCCTCCGAACTCCGGGCCGCCTCCCTTTTGAACAAGCCGGGCAGTACCCTGTCCGGCGCGCTTGCGGAACTCAAGCGTCCGGAGGATGAAGGAGCGCTTCGTCGGGTGGCGCTGCTCTTCACCGAGCTCGGGTTGCTGGCGGCGGCCTGA
- a CDS encoding PaxA, which translates to MGLIGALFTLAKPQAKPVVEQKEVELTLVRQLPPPPPPPPPAGGPRQVVQKKPTPRKEVVLRKPDKIEPIKEKPEEKPPEPEPTPEPEPTPEPVATPDPAGVPGGVEGGVAGGVVGGVVGGVVGGQLGGQLGGTGEAPVKPKNVPPFVIQRDVVRQTPPRLSEVFKQSHRNQGTINGMYRICVATSGDVYEVTPVKNVPGADEDIITGIREGWQYKPQKVPVCFLYNIPITIT; encoded by the coding sequence GTGGGCCTGATTGGTGCCCTGTTCACCCTGGCGAAGCCGCAGGCGAAACCGGTGGTGGAGCAGAAGGAGGTGGAGCTGACGCTCGTGCGTCAACTTCCGCCGCCCCCCCCGCCTCCGCCTCCCGCGGGGGGTCCCCGGCAGGTGGTGCAGAAGAAGCCCACGCCCCGCAAGGAAGTGGTGCTGCGCAAGCCGGACAAGATCGAGCCCATCAAGGAGAAGCCGGAGGAGAAGCCCCCGGAGCCGGAGCCGACTCCGGAGCCCGAGCCCACCCCGGAGCCCGTCGCGACGCCTGATCCGGCGGGCGTGCCCGGAGGGGTGGAGGGCGGCGTGGCCGGGGGCGTGGTGGGCGGAGTGGTGGGAGGCGTGGTGGGCGGTCAGCTCGGAGGCCAGCTCGGTGGGACGGGCGAGGCCCCGGTGAAGCCCAAGAACGTGCCGCCCTTCGTGATCCAGCGCGACGTGGTGCGCCAGACGCCGCCGCGCCTGTCCGAGGTCTTCAAGCAGTCGCACCGCAACCAGGGCACCATCAACGGCATGTATCGCATCTGCGTGGCCACGAGCGGAGACGTGTACGAGGTGACGCCGGTGAAGAACGTGCCCGGAGCGGACGAGGACATCATCACGGGCATCCGCGAGGGCTGGCAGTACAAGCCCCAGAAGGTGCCGGTGTGCTTCCTCTACAACATCCCCATCACCATCACCTGA
- a CDS encoding tetratricopeptide repeat protein, which produces MSQDPLSHDKNPFEVLGLQGTEDLPAIRKAFLLIASTSHPDRLRMKSPQEKAQALEVFLGAKKAFEVLSQPDKRREWSERMLRPAQLPAPARTPPPVSAPPVVSRPGPALTPAPGLPTAATPPPRPGPALTPAFGIPTAATPPRAPSSAPRPVTDSGARPAPSPDTMALQLYRLGMSALEAQDYAKALGLFSRAAKLMPTPRHQAMELVCRGHQYLSTRFFDRARESFERALQLLPSCREAQVSLELVDKQASRYQRGR; this is translated from the coding sequence ATGTCCCAGGATCCCCTCTCCCACGACAAGAATCCCTTCGAGGTGCTCGGCCTCCAGGGCACGGAGGACCTGCCCGCCATCCGCAAGGCCTTCCTCCTCATCGCGTCCACCTCCCACCCGGACAGGCTCCGGATGAAGTCGCCCCAGGAGAAGGCCCAGGCGCTGGAAGTCTTCCTCGGCGCCAAGAAGGCCTTCGAGGTGCTGTCCCAGCCGGACAAGCGGCGCGAATGGAGCGAGCGGATGCTCCGCCCGGCCCAGCTACCGGCCCCGGCCCGGACCCCACCGCCCGTGAGCGCGCCCCCGGTGGTGTCCCGCCCGGGACCCGCCCTGACGCCCGCCCCCGGCCTGCCCACCGCCGCGACTCCGCCGCCTCGTCCGGGCCCCGCCCTGACGCCCGCCTTCGGCATCCCCACCGCCGCCACGCCCCCGCGCGCCCCCTCCTCGGCCCCGCGGCCCGTCACCGACTCCGGCGCCCGCCCCGCGCCCTCGCCCGACACGATGGCGCTCCAGCTCTACCGCCTGGGCATGAGCGCCCTGGAGGCGCAGGACTACGCCAAGGCGCTCGGCCTGTTCTCCCGGGCCGCGAAGCTGATGCCCACCCCTCGCCACCAGGCCATGGAGCTCGTGTGCCGGGGCCACCAGTACCTCAGCACCCGCTTCTTCGATCGCGCCCGCGAGAGCTTCGAGCGGGCCCTGCAACTCTTGCCCTCGTGCCGCGAGGCCCAGGTGAGCCTCGAGCTCGTCGACAAGCAGGCGAGCCGCTACCAGCGGGGGCGCTAG
- a CDS encoding Hsp70 family protein has product MGIVLGIDLGTTNSCMARVDPTSGQARVLPNREGETTTPSVVHFDPSGRVTVGSAARRQAALHPTSTIFAAKRLMGRRFSDPVVQSMRQLLPYELVADPAGNAAVRVHGQVKSPAEVLGHVLRYLKESAEARLGQGVDGAVITVPAYFDEVQRQETKQAGQRAGLTVHRLLNEPTAAMLACRFDESRPENIAVFDLGGGTFDISLLHVEDEVVQVLATCGDNALGGDNVDELMVDALRRIFLKQTGVDLTGAPDALWRLRESAEATKRALSERETTALDLPFLATRGGNPLHLSLPSFSRTLLENLASRELERLRAPCEQALADAGLALEDIHRVVLVGGMTRMPAVRARAERYLGRPGERSVNPDEAVALGAALEADIVAGTSPEAPQVLLLDVLSRSLGIRTEGGRFSVLIPRNTTIPARETKVFTTTFHGQTHVDLEVYQGESPTVDANRYLGELRLTELPSAEAGAVRVAVDFTIDADGILQITAREPATGREAQATLRPPTAASP; this is encoded by the coding sequence ATGGGAATCGTTCTCGGCATCGACCTGGGCACGACCAATAGCTGCATGGCCCGGGTGGACCCGACGTCGGGCCAGGCGCGGGTGTTGCCCAACCGCGAGGGAGAGACCACCACCCCATCCGTCGTGCACTTCGACCCCTCGGGCCGGGTGACGGTGGGCAGCGCCGCGCGCCGCCAGGCCGCGCTCCACCCGACCAGCACCATCTTCGCCGCCAAGCGGCTGATGGGCCGGCGCTTCTCGGACCCCGTCGTCCAGTCCATGCGCCAGCTCCTGCCCTATGAGCTGGTGGCGGACCCCGCGGGCAACGCCGCGGTGCGCGTGCACGGTCAGGTGAAGAGCCCCGCCGAGGTGCTCGGCCACGTGCTGCGCTACCTCAAGGAGAGCGCCGAGGCGCGGCTCGGCCAGGGCGTGGACGGCGCCGTCATCACCGTGCCCGCCTACTTCGACGAGGTGCAGCGCCAGGAGACGAAGCAGGCGGGACAGCGCGCCGGACTCACCGTGCACCGGCTGCTCAACGAGCCCACCGCCGCCATGCTCGCCTGCCGCTTCGACGAGTCGCGCCCGGAGAACATCGCCGTGTTCGACCTGGGCGGCGGCACCTTCGACATCTCCCTGCTGCACGTGGAGGACGAGGTGGTGCAGGTGCTCGCCACGTGCGGGGACAACGCCCTGGGCGGCGACAACGTGGACGAGCTGATGGTGGACGCGCTGCGGCGCATCTTCCTCAAGCAGACCGGGGTGGACCTGACGGGGGCCCCGGACGCCCTGTGGCGGCTGCGCGAGTCGGCCGAGGCCACCAAGCGCGCCCTGTCCGAGCGGGAAACCACCGCGCTCGACCTGCCCTTCCTCGCCACCCGCGGGGGCAATCCGCTGCACCTGTCCCTGCCCTCCTTCTCGCGCACGCTCCTGGAGAACCTGGCCTCGCGCGAGCTCGAGCGGCTGCGTGCCCCGTGTGAGCAGGCCCTGGCGGACGCGGGCCTCGCCCTGGAGGACATCCACCGCGTGGTGCTCGTGGGCGGCATGACGCGCATGCCCGCGGTGCGCGCGCGCGCCGAGCGCTACCTGGGCCGGCCCGGCGAGCGCTCCGTCAACCCCGACGAGGCCGTGGCCCTGGGCGCCGCGCTCGAGGCGGACATCGTCGCCGGCACCTCGCCCGAGGCGCCCCAGGTGCTGCTCTTGGACGTGCTCTCGCGCAGCCTGGGCATCCGCACCGAGGGCGGCCGCTTCAGCGTCCTCATCCCCCGCAACACCACCATCCCCGCGCGCGAGACGAAGGTCTTCACCACCACCTTCCACGGCCAGACGCACGTGGACCTGGAGGTCTACCAGGGCGAATCCCCCACCGTGGACGCCAACCGCTACCTCGGCGAGCTGCGGCTCACCGAGCTGCCCTCCGCCGAGGCCGGCGCCGTGCGCGTGGCCGTGGACTTCACCATCGACGCGGACGGTATCCTGCAAATCACCGCGCGCGAGCCCGCCACCGGCCGCGAGGCCCAGGCCACGCTGCGCCCTCCCACCGCCGCCTCGCCCTGA